A stretch of the Porifericola rhodea genome encodes the following:
- a CDS encoding NAD(P)-dependent alcohol dehydrogenase, translating to MRAVYCTQYGSPSVLDVRSVECPLPKAHEILVKVHAASITTADAMMRQGSPRYARLFLGFKRPRRPITGTGFAGTVVAVGKNVSQFEVGSHVFGETTTNFGAHAEYVCVPENGVVLSLPSFLSYEEGALMCDGPVTSLNFLKNLAELKAGQHILINGASGSLGMAAIQIAKHMGAEVTGVCSRRNLNEIIELGADRVINYQETDFTSQKQQYDVVYDTVGKSSYAQCKAILKPNGRYVSPVLNMKLLYYSLTTKAGNGKSAKFTATGLSPVHELKKLIIELLEMIRQQQLKVYIDRAYEINQIVEAHEYIDSGHKRGNIVLKLSA from the coding sequence ATGAGAGCAGTTTATTGCACACAATACGGGTCACCTTCTGTACTGGATGTACGTAGTGTAGAATGCCCTTTACCTAAAGCCCACGAAATATTAGTTAAAGTGCATGCCGCCAGTATTACCACCGCCGATGCCATGATGAGACAAGGTAGCCCACGCTATGCACGTCTTTTTTTAGGTTTTAAGCGTCCTCGGAGGCCTATTACCGGTACCGGATTTGCCGGTACAGTTGTAGCAGTTGGCAAAAATGTAAGTCAGTTTGAAGTAGGCAGTCATGTGTTTGGAGAAACTACAACTAACTTTGGCGCTCATGCAGAATATGTTTGTGTACCAGAAAATGGAGTAGTACTCTCTTTACCTAGTTTTCTCAGTTATGAAGAAGGAGCTTTAATGTGTGATGGGCCCGTTACTTCGCTTAACTTTCTAAAAAATCTGGCAGAACTTAAGGCTGGGCAACACATTTTAATAAATGGTGCGTCGGGCAGTTTGGGCATGGCCGCTATCCAAATTGCCAAACATATGGGAGCTGAAGTAACCGGAGTCTGTAGTAGAAGAAATTTAAACGAAATTATTGAGCTTGGAGCAGACCGGGTTATAAACTATCAGGAGACAGATTTTACTAGCCAGAAGCAGCAGTATGATGTAGTCTACGATACAGTAGGCAAAAGCTCATACGCTCAGTGTAAAGCTATACTAAAGCCTAATGGTAGATATGTTTCTCCGGTTCTCAATATGAAATTGCTTTACTATAGCCTAACTACTAAAGCTGGTAATGGAAAAAGTGCCAAATTTACCGCTACCGGTCTCAGCCCGGTTCATGAGTTAAAGAAACTTATAATTGAATTACTGGAAATGATTCGCCAGCAGCAGTTGAAGGTCTATATTGACCGAGCATATGAGATTAACCAGATTGTAGAGGCGCATGAGTATATAGACAGCGGCCACAAAAGAGGAAACATTGTTTTAAAGCTTAGTGCCTGA
- a CDS encoding Crp/Fnr family transcriptional regulator, translating into MSNSGAPSAVQPNATGISDEIIFKKELLDYVSGFQVLSPEEIDLIMDNTLVKSFKKGAYLLEEGQVADKCYFVLKGCVREFYLIDGEEKSTAFYTEGQAVNSFSSYTNQQPSRHYLICAEDCVLTVGNQQIEKEMCQRIPRLESIIRQEVERNTGKAQDDFARFMVSSPEQRYLQMLEDRPELLQRIPQHQLASYIGITAESLSRIRKRLHKQT; encoded by the coding sequence ATGAGCAACTCCGGTGCACCCTCAGCAGTACAGCCCAATGCTACAGGCATCTCAGATGAAATCATATTTAAAAAAGAACTGCTTGACTATGTGTCTGGCTTTCAGGTACTCAGCCCGGAAGAGATAGATCTGATTATGGATAATACCCTGGTAAAAAGCTTTAAAAAGGGAGCTTACTTGCTGGAAGAAGGGCAGGTAGCTGATAAGTGCTACTTTGTGCTGAAGGGCTGTGTGCGCGAGTTCTACCTAATTGACGGTGAAGAGAAGTCTACCGCTTTTTATACCGAAGGCCAGGCTGTAAACTCTTTTAGCAGCTACACCAATCAACAGCCTTCACGTCATTACCTGATATGTGCAGAAGACTGTGTGCTCACCGTAGGTAATCAGCAAATAGAAAAAGAGATGTGCCAAAGAATTCCTCGGCTGGAATCTATCATCCGGCAGGAAGTAGAAAGAAATACAGGCAAAGCCCAGGACGACTTTGCCCGCTTTATGGTGTCATCTCCCGAACAAAGGTATTTGCAAATGCTGGAAGATCGTCCTGAACTATTGCAACGCATACCTCAGCATCAGTTGGCAAGCTATATAGGCATTACAGCTGAATCCTTGAGCAGAATTAGAAAAAGGTTACATAAGCAGACCTAG
- a CDS encoding NAD(P)/FAD-dependent oxidoreductase — translation MSQEANSDTDILIIGAGLAGLSAATYLKRYGYRVKILEAEGRVGGRVKTDKHEGFLLDRGFQVFLTAYPEAKALLDYDALELKTFLPGALVYKHQQSFEIGDPLREPSIAFKTLFSKVGTLGDKLKVLSLAQKLRKMSVEEIFMQPEKSTLAAIQEYGFSERMLRHFFQPFMAGIFLEDGLTTSRREFDFVFKMFTEGEAAIPAHGMEEIPSQLAEKIGEEHILCNRKVSSISGSEVTTETGETYSARVILLATDPLGYVKKYLEQDKRNTQYHSTTNLYFSADTSPIKKPVLALNAAGDKLVNNVCVMSQASAHYAPEGKHLISASINGYQKASDEELILNVKDELSEWFGKQTDSWEHLRTYRINYALPNQDSVAHEAIAEQVKLKEGLYAAGDYLLNGSLNAAMRSGRIAADVIREDLLSAH, via the coding sequence GAAGCGGAAGGCAGAGTAGGAGGAAGAGTAAAAACTGATAAGCATGAAGGTTTTCTGCTAGACCGTGGGTTTCAGGTGTTTCTGACTGCCTACCCCGAAGCTAAAGCCTTGCTGGATTACGATGCTCTTGAGCTGAAAACTTTTTTACCGGGTGCCTTAGTCTACAAACACCAGCAATCCTTTGAGATTGGAGACCCTCTCCGTGAACCTTCAATAGCTTTTAAAACACTTTTTTCTAAAGTAGGTACTTTGGGAGATAAACTCAAGGTGCTATCACTGGCTCAAAAGCTCCGTAAAATGAGCGTAGAGGAAATATTTATGCAGCCCGAAAAAAGTACGCTGGCAGCAATACAGGAATATGGATTTAGTGAGCGAATGCTCAGGCATTTCTTTCAGCCTTTTATGGCAGGTATTTTTCTGGAAGATGGTTTAACAACCTCTCGTCGGGAGTTTGACTTTGTTTTCAAGATGTTTACCGAGGGAGAAGCAGCAATACCTGCTCATGGCATGGAGGAGATTCCCAGTCAGTTGGCAGAAAAGATAGGAGAGGAGCATATACTATGTAATCGTAAAGTCAGCAGCATTAGTGGCTCAGAAGTGACTACCGAGACTGGTGAAACATATTCTGCGAGAGTGATTTTACTGGCTACTGACCCTCTGGGTTACGTAAAGAAGTATCTGGAGCAGGATAAACGCAATACTCAATACCATAGTACCACCAATCTTTATTTTAGTGCAGATACATCCCCCATCAAGAAGCCGGTTTTAGCGTTAAATGCTGCTGGAGATAAATTGGTAAACAATGTTTGTGTGATGAGTCAGGCGTCTGCACATTATGCTCCTGAAGGTAAACACTTGATTTCAGCTTCTATTAACGGCTATCAGAAAGCAAGTGACGAAGAACTGATACTCAATGTAAAAGATGAGCTTTCTGAGTGGTTTGGAAAACAGACCGATAGCTGGGAGCATCTTCGTACCTATCGCATCAACTACGCACTTCCTAATCAGGATAGTGTTGCCCATGAGGCTATCGCCGAGCAGGTAAAACTGAAAGAAGGCTTGTATGCAGCCGGAGATTATTTGCTCAATGGCTCGCTTAACGCGGCTATGCGGTCTGGGCGTATAGCTGCAGATGTAATTCGCGAAGATTTATTATCTGCCCACTAG